From a single Arachis hypogaea cultivar Tifrunner chromosome 3, arahy.Tifrunner.gnm2.J5K5, whole genome shotgun sequence genomic region:
- the LOC112734639 gene encoding 1-Cys peroxiredoxin, producing MPRSLHADYLLSFIFNINTHATLSSSLLPIIMPGLTIGDTIPDLEAETTQGKINLHHFCSNSWTILFSHPGDFTPVCTTELGKMAEYAKEFNQRGVKLLGLSCDDIQSHNEWIKDIEAFTPGCKVSYPIMSDPKREIIKKLNMVDPDEKDSSGNNLPSRALHIVGPDLQVKLSFLYPATTGRNMDEVVRVVESLQKASKFKIATPANWKPGDPAVIQPSVTDQQAKDMFPQGFETKDLPSGKNYLRFTKV from the exons ATGCCACGTTCTCTTCATGCAGACTACCTTCTTTCCTTTATATTCAACATCAACACACATGCAACTCTCTCCTCATCTCTTCTTCCAATCATCATGCCAGGCCTTACCATTGGAGACACAATCCCTGACCTTGAAGCTGAAACCACCCAGGGCAAGATCAACCTCCACCACTTCTGTTCTAATTCATGGACCATCCTCTTCTCTCACCCTG GTGATTTCACCCCGGTTTGCACCACGGAACTTGGGAAAATGGCTGAGTATGCTAAAGAGTTTAATCAGCGAGGAGTGAAGCTATTGGGTTTATCATGCGATGACATTCAATCCCACAATGAATGGATCAAAGACATTGAAGCCTTCACT CCAGGTTGCAAGGTGAGTTACCCAATCATGTCAGACCCAAAGAGAGAGATAATCAAGAAGCTGAACATGGTGGACCCCGATGAGAAAGATTCCAGTGGCAATAATCTACCTTCTAGGGCTCTTCACATAGTGGGGCCTGATCTTCAGGTGAAGCTGAGTTTTCTGTACCCAGCAACAACAGGGAGGAACATGGATGAAGTAGTGAGGGTGGTGGAGTCTCTGCAGAAGGCTTCAAAGTTCAAGATTGCAACACCAGCAAACTGGAAGCCAGGGGACCCTGCTGTCATTCAGCCAAGTGTTACTGATCAACAAGCCAAGGACATGTTCCCTCAAGGTTTTGAAACTAAGGATCTCCCTTCAGGGAAAAACTACTTGCGCTTCACCAAAGTttga